The following are from one region of the Alicyclobacillus fastidiosus genome:
- the spoIIIAF gene encoding stage III sporulation protein AF, producing MTMLGEWIKQLIIIVMVSIIADMLLPTKSMQKYVRAVLGIAIIAAMIQPLTPFFRQDWADKMASTASSELMKDTSASNGTGSDISLAGYQHELVSEQQTETNVMVADAVLESLPQALRAHVARLSVANGSTPSELQATVDVDTSDAKICAEIQQSVMQALEVPSTQVVVRQNGGD from the coding sequence ATGACGATGCTCGGCGAATGGATCAAACAGCTGATTATCATTGTGATGGTAAGCATCATTGCCGATATGTTGCTGCCTACCAAGTCGATGCAGAAATATGTGCGGGCGGTGCTTGGAATCGCCATCATCGCCGCGATGATTCAACCTTTGACGCCGTTTTTTCGGCAGGATTGGGCGGATAAAATGGCGAGCACCGCGTCGAGTGAGTTAATGAAAGACACGTCTGCTAGCAATGGCACAGGTTCGGACATCAGTTTAGCAGGCTATCAACACGAGCTCGTGAGTGAGCAGCAGACGGAAACGAACGTCATGGTGGCCGACGCTGTCCTCGAGTCTCTGCCGCAAGCGTTGCGCGCGCACGTCGCGCGGCTGAGCGTAGCAAACGGGTCGACGCCGTCGGAACTCCAGGCGACGGTCGACGTCGACACGTCGGATGCGAAAATTTGCGCAGAGATTCAGCAGTCTGTCATGCAGGCGCTCGAGGTCCCGTCAACTCAGGTTGTGGTTCGACAGAACGGAGGTGATTGA